One part of the Mesomycoplasma conjunctivae genome encodes these proteins:
- a CDS encoding KilA-N domain-containing protein, with translation MSLTDIARYKNMHEPKDVVKNWLRVRDTIEFLGLWETINNPNSKGVEFDSFRKKAGSNAFTLSPQRWIKNTNSIGIISKSGREYGSS, from the coding sequence ATAAGCTTAACAGATATAGCAAGGTATAAAAATATGCATGAACCTAAAGATGTTGTTAAAAACTGGTTAAGGGTAAGAGATACAATTGAATTCCTTGGTCTATGGGAGACTATTAACAACCCTAATTCTAAAGGAGTCGAATTCGACTCCTTTAGAAAGAAAGCAGGTAGCAATGCATTTACATTATCTCCACAAAGATGGATTAAAAATACAAATTCAATAGGTATTATTTCTAAATCAGGTAGAGAATATGGGAGCAGTTAA
- a CDS encoding ATP-binding protein — protein MIIKRDFYLNQIIDKKENGRIKIITGIRRCGKSYLLFNLYRDYLLSSGIKENQIITIALDQIDNIEYRNPFRLNEYIKQKTKNINKMYYIFIDEIQLSENVSNPYIESSEKNITFVDVLLSLMKHSNLDIYITGSNSKMLSSNLLTQFRDRGDQVHVHPLSFAEVYELFDDKSEAFEHYFVYGGMPHIYKLQNDEQKSHYLKQLFKQTYIKDILERNQIYNEQQILEILLDFTSSNIGSLTNPSKLAKRFLSEKQIHISSNTIFKYLKFFEESYIIQCAYRYDVKGSKYFSTPLKYYFSDIGLRNARLNFRQIENTHIMENIIYNDLLRRGYNIDIGVVEHEFKNGSTRKKIQLEIDFVINKGHKRYYIQSALNIDNLEKKEQEITSLKKINDSFKKIVIVRNKIIPKHDENGILYIGLEDFLLNESIIDL, from the coding sequence ATGATAATAAAACGCGATTTTTATCTAAACCAAATAATTGATAAAAAAGAGAATGGCAGAATCAAGATTATTACTGGCATAAGAAGATGCGGAAAATCATATTTATTATTCAATTTATATCGCGATTATCTACTTAGCAGCGGAATTAAAGAAAATCAAATTATAACAATTGCTCTTGACCAAATTGATAATATTGAATACCGAAATCCATTTAGATTAAATGAATATATTAAGCAAAAAACAAAAAATATAAACAAAATGTACTACATTTTCATTGACGAAATCCAATTATCTGAAAATGTATCAAATCCCTATATAGAAAGTAGTGAAAAAAATATAACCTTTGTTGATGTGCTTTTAAGCCTTATGAAACATAGTAACTTAGATATTTATATTACTGGTAGCAACTCTAAAATGCTTTCATCAAATTTATTAACTCAATTTAGAGATCGCGGAGACCAAGTACATGTACATCCTTTATCTTTTGCTGAGGTTTACGAATTATTTGATGACAAATCAGAAGCTTTTGAACATTATTTTGTATATGGCGGTATGCCACATATTTATAAATTGCAAAATGATGAACAAAAAAGTCATTATTTAAAGCAGTTATTCAAGCAAACGTATATTAAAGACATTCTTGAGCGCAATCAAATATATAATGAGCAACAAATACTTGAAATCCTGCTTGACTTTACGTCTTCAAATATTGGCTCTTTAACCAATCCCTCTAAGCTTGCAAAACGTTTTTTGTCAGAAAAACAAATACACATATCATCAAATACAATTTTTAAGTATCTTAAATTTTTTGAAGAATCTTATATTATTCAATGCGCTTATCGCTACGATGTAAAGGGTTCTAAATATTTTTCAACCCCGCTTAAATATTATTTTTCGGATATTGGCTTAAGAAATGCAAGATTAAATTTTCGCCAAATAGAAAACACTCATATAATGGAAAATATAATCTACAATGATTTACTTCGAAGAGGATACAATATTGACATTGGCGTTGTCGAACATGAATTTAAAAACGGCTCAACAAGAAAAAAAATTCAGCTTGAAATAGATTTTGTTATAAATAAAGGTCACAAAAGATACTATATTCAATCAGCACTTAATATTGATAATTTAGAGAAAAAAGAACAAGAAATAACCTCGCTGAAAAAAATAAATGATTCATTTAAAAAAATAGTTATAGTAAGAAACAAAATAATTCCAAAACACGATGAAAATGGGATTTTATATATTGGTTTAGAAGATTTTTTACTTAATGAATCAATAATAGACTTATAA
- a CDS encoding type I restriction enzyme subunit R domain-containing protein, with product MSNIIEHDSYVEELTKFIIRDFKQFQISRESNSLGGMVICETSNQAKKIYNFFNKIQSNAEDNEFEKTNLKAALILHDTDDKATRIKYINDFKKGNNIDILIVYNMLLTGFDAPRLKKIYFGRKLTDHTLLQAITRVNRPYEQNTYGYIIDFADIKKNFDDTNKAYLHELQKISEPSEIESYDVLNSIIEDKDKLIENVKNASNKLFKYTINNLEIFNSEISEIDDKKHLIDLRNVLFSARDSFNLVRTWGDEVLKEKFNEIKIENLPILINLLTKRINIVNQKLALKDNESFQSSMNKIMNNIEFIFKKTLVNDELKIVSTDILNEKWVQISREFEANIDTKDPEYSSLLSIIRDKFAKRGFIIKNMDEFYESSTFLDKTLSNIKKINKDNNNLLAKYDNDQKFVRIHKRILDLNKKHADEKSELILSNNNHEIMNVLKMIKNNIDNEIYKKRSILNNQGFFKKTISSTIYNIFEEEKIEMNNEDIKFIINNIEEGYISQIKQ from the coding sequence ATGTCTAATATTATTGAACATGATTCATATGTTGAGGAACTTACAAAATTCATAATCAGAGATTTTAAACAATTTCAAATATCTCGCGAGAGCAATTCATTAGGAGGCATGGTTATTTGCGAAACAAGCAACCAAGCGAAAAAAATATATAATTTTTTCAACAAGATCCAAAGCAATGCAGAAGATAATGAGTTTGAAAAAACCAATTTAAAAGCTGCTCTAATTTTACATGACACTGATGATAAGGCCACCAGAATAAAGTATATCAACGACTTTAAAAAAGGGAACAATATTGATATTTTAATTGTTTATAACATGCTTTTAACTGGTTTTGATGCACCTAGACTAAAAAAAATATATTTTGGTCGAAAATTAACTGACCATACATTGCTACAAGCTATAACTCGCGTTAATAGACCATATGAACAAAATACATACGGTTATATTATTGATTTTGCTGACATTAAGAAAAATTTTGATGATACAAACAAGGCATACCTTCACGAATTACAAAAAATAAGTGAACCAAGTGAAATAGAATCATATGATGTGTTAAATAGCATTATTGAAGATAAAGACAAATTAATTGAAAATGTAAAAAATGCATCAAACAAATTATTTAAATACACAATTAACAACTTGGAAATTTTTAATTCAGAAATATCTGAAATTGACGATAAAAAACATTTAATCGACTTAAGAAATGTATTATTTAGCGCAAGAGATTCATTTAATTTGGTTAGAACTTGAGGCGATGAAGTTTTGAAGGAAAAATTTAATGAAATCAAAATTGAAAATCTCCCAATTTTGATTAATCTACTTACAAAAAGAATAAATATAGTAAACCAAAAACTTGCATTAAAAGATAATGAATCATTTCAATCATCTATGAACAAAATCATGAATAATATTGAATTCATATTTAAAAAAACTTTGGTTAATGATGAATTAAAAATTGTCTCTACAGATATATTAAATGAAAAATGGGTTCAAATATCAAGAGAATTTGAAGCAAATATCGATACAAAAGATCCAGAGTACTCATCTTTACTCTCAATAATAAGAGACAAATTTGCTAAAAGAGGTTTCATTATTAAAAATATGGATGAATTCTATGAATCTTCCACATTTTTGGATAAAACATTATCTAATATAAAAAAGATTAACAAGGATAATAACAATTTACTAGCCAAGTATGACAATGACCAAAAATTTGTTCGTATACATAAACGGATTTTGGATTTAAACAAAAAACATGCTGATGAAAAAAGTGAATTAATTCTTTCAAACAATAATCATGAAATAATGAATGTGTTAAAAATGATAAAAAACAACATAGATAATGAAATTTATAAAAAGCGTTCTATTTTAAATAATCAAGGTTTCTTTAAAAAAACAATTAGTAGCACAATATATAACATTTTTGAAGAAGAAAAAATTGAAATGAATAATGAAGATATTAAATTCATTATTAATAATATTGAAGAGGGATACATTAGTCAAATCAAACAATAA
- a CDS encoding N-6 DNA methylase has protein sequence MNLKEKTISLIDALKATCQHYGIGNDGNEYKVITQVFLYKFINDKFGYEIKKVSPELNVADKWDESYANMSEEKRKSLLNRLKADVPLLEPQHLISGLWNQQKKGNFAQIFDSTMEEIAAKNEAIFATETVHKTRIPIFEKLTIYVTDDIKRSDFARALVDKLVNFSFEEALGEHYDFFADMFEYLLKDYNTNGGGKYAEYYTPQSIAKIMAKLLIGEQKEFNSIEIYDPSAGTGTLVMALSHSIGIDRCTIYTQDISQKSNKMLKFNLILNGLVSSLQNAIQGDTLTSPYHRSDDNKSLRQFDFVVSNPPFKLDFSETREKLSTMPERFWGGVPKVPPTKKDSMAIYTLFIQHVINSLKNETGKGAIVIPTGFITSKSGVESKILKRIVDEKIVYGCVSMPSNVFANTGTNVTVLFFDNARNHDKVILIDASKLGEDYKDGKNKKRRLTEKDIDLIINTFNNKESIADFSIAVSYDDIKEKNYSLSAGQYFDIKIDYVEITQEEFEAKMNKYQSELQKYFEEGDKLQKEIMEQLQNLKLSKKNIS, from the coding sequence ATGAACTTAAAAGAAAAGACAATTAGTTTAATTGATGCATTAAAAGCAACTTGTCAGCATTATGGAATTGGAAATGATGGTAATGAGTATAAGGTAATTACCCAGGTTTTTCTTTATAAATTCATAAATGATAAGTTTGGATATGAAATTAAAAAAGTTAGTCCTGAATTAAATGTCGCAGACAAATGAGATGAATCTTATGCTAATATGAGCGAAGAAAAAAGAAAATCATTACTTAATAGACTTAAAGCAGATGTTCCGCTTCTTGAGCCCCAGCATTTAATTTCTGGACTTTGAAATCAGCAAAAAAAAGGTAATTTTGCACAAATTTTCGATTCAACAATGGAAGAAATAGCTGCTAAAAATGAAGCAATTTTCGCAACAGAAACTGTTCATAAAACAAGAATTCCTATTTTTGAAAAACTTACAATTTATGTTACCGATGATATCAAAAGGTCAGATTTTGCCAGAGCATTAGTTGATAAATTGGTTAATTTTTCTTTTGAAGAAGCTCTTGGTGAACACTATGATTTTTTTGCAGATATGTTTGAATATCTTCTAAAGGACTACAACACAAATGGAGGTGGAAAATACGCAGAGTATTACACCCCTCAATCAATTGCCAAAATAATGGCAAAATTACTCATTGGTGAACAAAAAGAGTTTAATAGCATTGAAATTTATGACCCTTCTGCTGGGACAGGAACGCTTGTAATGGCATTATCACACAGCATAGGTATTGATAGATGCACTATTTACACTCAAGATATTTCACAAAAAAGTAATAAGATGCTGAAATTTAATTTGATTTTAAATGGATTAGTTTCTTCATTACAAAACGCTATTCAAGGAGATACCTTGACCTCTCCATATCACAGAAGTGATGACAACAAATCATTAAGACAATTTGATTTTGTTGTTTCTAACCCACCTTTTAAATTAGATTTTTCAGAAACTAGAGAAAAATTATCTACTATGCCTGAGCGTTTTTGAGGTGGTGTGCCTAAGGTTCCGCCAACAAAAAAAGATAGTATGGCAATTTATACTTTATTTATTCAACATGTTATTAATTCATTAAAGAACGAAACAGGTAAAGGCGCAATTGTTATTCCAACCGGCTTTATCACATCTAAATCGGGTGTTGAAAGTAAAATTTTAAAAAGAATTGTTGATGAGAAAATAGTTTATGGTTGTGTAAGTATGCCATCTAATGTGTTTGCAAATACTGGCACTAATGTTACAGTACTATTCTTTGATAATGCTAGAAACCACGATAAAGTAATTTTGATTGATGCCTCAAAACTAGGCGAAGATTACAAGGATGGAAAAAACAAAAAAAGAAGATTAACTGAAAAAGATATTGACTTAATAATAAACACATTTAACAATAAAGAATCAATTGCCGACTTTTCAATAGCGGTCTCATATGATGATATAAAAGAAAAAAACTACTCACTGTCAGCCGGCCAGTATTTTGATATTAAAATTGATTATGTTGAAATAACCCAAGAAGAATTTGAAGCTAAAATGAATAAATATCAAAGCGAACTTCAAAAATATTTTGAAGAGGGAGATAAGCTTCAAAAAGAAATAATGGAACAACTGCAAAATTTAAAATTATCTAAAAAAAATATTTCATAA
- a CDS encoding restriction endonuclease subunit S domain-containing protein encodes MKKLMNYAIYSNEKLSIDGLDVFYVGVENILPNKKGIKPSSFVPKTGKYTKFEKYDILLGNIGPYLKKIWLADKTGLASPDVLVIKPLESRFGKYIYAHLLNDVFFKYAMLGVKGSILPRCDKNHIMNYSIPDVKNKEKIGDFIYFINKKIEINNKINDNLFV; translated from the coding sequence ATGAAAAAATTAATGAATTATGCAATTTATTCAAATGAAAAATTAAGTATTGATGGTCTTGATGTTTTTTATGTTGGTGTTGAAAACATTTTGCCAAATAAAAAGGGTATTAAACCTTCCTCGTTTGTGCCAAAAACCGGGAAATATACTAAATTTGAGAAATATGATATTTTGCTAGGTAATATAGGTCCTTATTTAAAGAAGATTTGACTAGCAGATAAAACTGGGTTAGCAAGTCCTGATGTTTTGGTTATAAAACCATTAGAATCTAGATTTGGAAAATATATTTATGCACACCTTTTAAATGATGTTTTTTTTAAATATGCAATGCTTGGAGTAAAAGGTTCAATATTGCCTCGTTGTGATAAAAATCATATTATGAACTATTCAATACCTGATGTTAAAAATAAGGAAAAGATAGGTGATTTTATCTACTTCATTAATAAAAAAATTGAAATAAATAATAAAATAAACGATAATTTATTTGTCTAG